The DNA region ATTTGATGAAAAAGCATTCCGCGAGATATTTGATGAGGGCAATGACTACCTTATGGATACAGCCGTAAAATATCTTGAAGAAATGGAACGCTGAAAAATAAATAAAAAACAGTTCCCGGAATATGATGTATCGGGAACTGTTTTTGTATATAAAGGTAGATTATTTCTCTGTACAGAACTCTACGGTCTTACCTTCGAGTATCATGTTGGTAGTTCTTACTGCACACATTTTTCCGCACATTGAGCAGGTATGTCTGTCAGCGGGGGGAGTGCTCTCAAAATACTCACGTGCTTTTTCAGGATCGAATGAAAGCTTGAATATTTCATCCCAATCGACTTTGTGTCTGGCTTCTGCCATGGCATTGTCCTTGTCACGTGCATGAGGTACGCCCTTTGCGATGTCAGCAGCGTGTGCAGCTATCTTTGAAGCTATGATACCATCCTTAACGTCATTGACATCTGGCAGACGCAGGTGCTCTGCGGGGGTAACATAGCAGAGGAAGTCTGCACCGCTTGATGCGGCAATAGCACCGCCGATAGCAGTGGTGATATGGTCGTAGCCGGGAAAGATATCTGTAACAACAGGCCCCAGAACATAGAAAGGTGCATTGTGGCATATGCGTTTCTGGAAAGTCATATTTGCGGCTATCTCGTTCATAGCCATATGTCCGGGACCCTCTACCATGACCTGTACGTCCTTTTCCCATGCGCGAAGTGTCAGCGCACCAAGTTCAATAAGCTCGGATATTTGTCCTGCGTCGGTGGAATCGTCTATACATCCGGGGCGAAGCGCGTCACCGAGGCTGATCGTAACGTCATATTCACGGAGAATATCAAGAACCTCGTCATAGTGCTCGTAGAAAGGATTTTCATTGCCTGTCATCATCATCCAGGCGAACAGTAGTGATCCTCCGCGGGAAACGATATTCATCTTTCTGCCCTCACGTCGGAAAGCTTCAACGGCACGTCTGTTGAGACCTGCGTGTATGGTCATAAAATCAACGCCCTCTTCAGCATGGGCACGTACAACTTTCAGGAAGTCTTCTGCTTTTATTTCCAGCAGATCCTTTTCAAGGTAGCCGATAGCGTCGTACATAGGCACAGTGCCTATCATTGCAGGTGATTTCTCCACCAGTTCACGGCGGAAAGTATTTGTCTTGCCGTAGTTGGAAAGATCCATTATAGCTTCAGCACCGAACTTATGAGCCATTTCGACTTTCTTCATCTCGTTCTCATAGTTTTTGGCATCGCCTGAAATGCCGAGATTGACATTTATCTTGGTACGCATCTTTGTACCGATGCCCTCGGGGGAAATAGCTTTATGGTTGATGTTGCAGGGGATAGCGACTTCACCCTTAGCCACAAGCGCACGGAGTTCTTCGGGGTCGATGTACTCCTTTTCTGCAACTATCTTCATTTCAGGTGTGATTATGCCTTTCTTGGCAGCTTCCATCTGGGTAGCGTATTCTCTCATGTTAATAATTCCTTTCGGTTCAAATAGTTATCCTTGCTCTTAATGTATCCGTAAATAAAGATACCTCTTCCGCCTGCATAAATCCGCTCATAAGGCAGATACCGTCAGCTCCAGCACGTATACATTCTGCGGCATTATCTGCTGAAATCCCGCCTATTGCGTAAACAGGCAGATAAACGGCTTTGCAGACTTCACTCAGAAATCCCGTGCCGCGTCCTGCAAGACCTTTTTTGCAGTCAGTCTCAAAAATATGTCCCGCAATGATGTATCCTGCACCCAGCGCTTGTGCTTCAATAGCGTCTTCAACGGAGTGGCATGAGGTGCCGATTACATCGAACTGTGCTTTGTCATCTGCTGACATATTCCGCAGTATGTGCAGAGGAAGATGAACTCTTTTTATACCAAGCTCTGACGCAGTTTCCCAAAAGCTGTTCACAGCAAGGGGAACACCGTATCCTTTGCATATTTCAGTCGAGATCTCAGTAAGCTCGGAATATTCCTTTTCGGACATATCCTTTTCACGAAGTATCACCATATCGGGTCGAGCTGCTGCGATTTTTTTCAGCTGTTCGGGAAAACCTGCGCGGCAAAGTTTTCGGTTCGTTATACAGATTATCTTACACATAAAGATAATCGTTCAGTACAGGCTGTAATCCTTCTTCGGACATATCCTTGTACATCGTATCAAAGCTTCTTGTATCTGCTATCTCGAACTGTTCATCGCCCTCGTTTTCATTTTCCTTGCCTGTGTACTTGCTTTCGTGGTCGCCTATACCTGTTGAAACACCTGCGGATATCTTGGTAGCGGCGATCTTAACTATGCCGTCGCGGAAGCTTTTGGTCTCTCGTGATGACACCGTAATACCTGCAAAAGGAAGGAAAAGTCTGTAAGCACAAAGTACCTGACAAAGCTGTCTTTCGCCAACGTCCATGTGATTGATCTTGTCATTGTTTACTATGGGGCGAAGTCTCGGACATGACAGTGATATCTCGGCATGTGGGTACTTTCTTTGCAGATAGTACATATGCAGACCTGTTGCGAGAGCGTCTTTTCTGAAATCGGAAAGACCAAGAAGTGCCGAACCTGCGATACCTCTCATGCCGCCCATAAGAGCTCTTTCCTGAGCTTCAAAGCGATAAGGCCAAACACGTTTGTGTCCTGCAAGGTGGAGAGTTTCGTACTTGACATTATCGTAAGTTTCCTGAAAAACAGTGACATAGTCCACTCCGCACTCGTGGAGATATTTGTAGTCTTCCACATTAACGGGATATATCTCAACGCCCACCATTCGGAAATATTTTCTCGCAAGCTTGCATGCCTCACCGATATACTTTACATCGCTCATGGTTTTGCTTTCGCCTGTGAGAATAAGTATCTCTTCCATTCCGCTGTCTGCGATGACTTTCATTTCGTGCTCGATCTGCTCCATACTCAGCTTCATTCTTCGGATATGGTTATAGCAGTTGAATCCGCAGTAAACGCAGTAGTTCTCGCAGTAATTTGCGATGTACAGCGGAGTGAAAAGGTACACCGTGTTGCCGAAATGCTTTCGTGTCTCGATGCGGGCTCTTTCTGCCATCTGCTCAAGAAACGGTTCAGCCGCAGGGGAGAGAAGTGCCTTGAATTCTTCTACGCCGATAGTGTTCTTCTGCAAAGCTCGGGATACATCAAGTGCTGTATAAGCATTGTAATCGTAGCTGTTGAACTGCGCCATGACTTTTTCAAGTATATCACTTTTTATTTGCTCCTGATCGTCCATATACTTCATATGGTCGGTACGGCAGGAGGGGTCATTTTCCAGCTTGTGCTTGCGTTTTAATGCTTCCTCGGAAAGTCCTTCGGAATCAAACAGAAAATTGTTTTCCATCTTCTTCACCCCTTAGTCCCTGAGGAAACCTGTCAGTGTATCCGAGGGTGATGCCCCTCTTACAAGTACTCTGCCGAGACCTGAAAGGTAAGCCTGTCTGCCTGCTTCTATCGCCTTGCGGAAAGCATCTGCCATCATGGGCAGGTCACCCGCAGTTGCAAGAGCTGTGTTTGACATTACTGCTGCCGCGCCCATCTCCATAGCCTCGCAAGCCTGAGAGGGTCTGCCAATGCCTGCATCTACGATTATGGGCAGGTCTATCTCGTCTATCAGTATCTGTATGAAATCCCTTGTTGCAAGACCCTTGTTTGAACCGATAGGAGAAGCCAGAGGCATTACCGATGCAGCACCTGCGTTAACAAGGTCTCTCGCAGTGTTCAGGTCGGGGTACATATATGGCATTACGATAAAGCCTTCTTTGGCGAGTATCTCTGTTGCTTTGATAGTCTCCGCATTGTCGGGCAGAAGATATTTTGTATCACGCATGATCTCAATTTTTACGAAATCACCGCAGCCCAGTTCTCTTGCAAGCCTAGCTATGCGCACAGCTTCTTCGGCGTTTCTTGCGCCCGAAGTGTTGGGCAGGAGAGTTACTCCCTCGGGGATATGATCGAGTATATTCTCATGTTCCTTGGTGTTAGCTCGTCTTACAGCAAGGGTGATAAGTTCAGCACCTGCGTTTTCCACTGCCGCTTTTATAAGTGAGAGGGAATATTTTCCCGAACCGAGAATGAATCTTGAATTGAATTCGTGCCCGCCTATGACGAGCTTGTCATTGTTTTCCATTAATATCGTCCTTTCGTTATCAGGCATCATATTCGCCTGAAATTATCCTGAGTACCATTGTAGCCTGATGTGCGGCGCATACAGCAACACGTGCTGATATTAGTCCAAGACCTTCGCCAACATCGCTTTTGCCGTCACCGCAAAGCCAGAAATTTTTTGCTATCTTGCGTGTGACTATGCTGTTCGCACTGTCAAGTCCTGCCATTCCTGATGCTGCTACCAGATTTTTTTCCGGGAAATGTTCAAGCACCGCGTTCACAAGCATGGCTTTTTGTTCGGCATTGTCGAAACATTCGCATACTATCGGAAAATCTGCCAGAAGTACAGGTATGTTTTCCTCATCAAGCTTGACTGTCTGTGAAGTTATATCGCAGTAGGGTGCTAATTTTAAGAGTGTATCTTTCAGTGCATCTGCCTTGTACTGTCCAAGCTGTTCGGGAAAGTACTGCTGACGGTTCAGGTTTGAGATATCGACCTTGTCAAAGTCGATAAGGTGTATCCTTCCGATACCTGCCCGGGCAAGACTTACCGCAACATTTGAGCCAAGTCCTCCCAGACCGCATACCACTACCGAAGCTTCTGCGAATCGTTTTTGAAGTTCTTTTCCGTGACGTTCTTCGAGTGCGGCATACATTTCTTCTTTTGTGGGTATCATCTAGCCGCCTCCCACAAAGCTTACAACTTCAACGGAGTCGCCGTCTTTGAGAAGTGTACTGTCATACTGAGATTTAGGCACTATCTCAAGATCAAGCTCAACAGCTACACGCTTTGGGTCATAGCCGTTCTCGCTCAGCATTTCGGTCACGGTCTTTCCCGAGAGTTCACGCTGTTCGCCGTTCAGTTTTACCATGTTCATTCCTCCCAACAAAAAAGGGGGACTGTACGCAAAAAACAGTCCCCCGAAATATCGGTATCATATTCCCTACGTTGGCATTATCCAAATCAGGTTATGGGTCGATAACTCGGTCGCTATCCTCTCAGCCTGTCTACAAGCTCCCCTTATTTTATTTCAACTCTAAATATTATAACACTCTTCAAATAAAAAATCAAGTATTTATCGGGACTTTTCGGAAATTTTTTTGATATTTCATGTAAAAAATCTTTGCTGTCCGTTGAAACGTACAGCCCGCACTTGAATTTGAGAGCGGTTTATGTTATAATATAAAAATAAATTGATTTTCGGTTGGAGGTGAGCGCGTGAAGAATATCGATGATCTTATCGAACTGATAATGGGTGACCCGAAGATACGCGAGAGCAAAACTCTCGGAGAAAAAGTCTACCACGATGAACCCATACTCAAACGCGCTTCACAGCTTGTACGTGATATCGTCCCACCTAAAGATAATACTCCTGCTCAGCTTATGGAGATGCGCAGGATGGTCTATTCTCCTGAAGCTCAGTGGCGCTCAAGAGAATGGCTTTTCGGCAAACAGGGCAGTTTCATGGCAGACTTCGAGGACAGCTTTGAAAAGATCATTCCATTTGAACACTATTTTCCCACCTACAATGATATGACCCTTGAACAGCAGCGCACATACTTTACGTGGCGCACACGCATTAGGCGCGGTGAGTACAGAGAAACAAGTCTTTCTTACATATTTGTGTATGTCTATGAGTTGATAAATCTCATCGGTGTTAAAAACGCACGCGAGGGATATGACAGGCTGGAAGCTGTGCTTGAACATTACGGCGAAACTCAACCAAAGCTGAAAAAGTTCGTTTTAGCTTGGCTTGATGATATGGTCATATATTATGGTCTGGATATCGCTCTACTTAATAGTAGCGGTATCTTAGAGTTTGATGACTCTCTTTGTGTTTTGCTTGATTTGGACGGTCATACAGATGATGAAGTCTTTTCAGCACTTTGCACTATGTCATCTTACAACGCCGAAAAATCAGCATTTTATAAGACCTATCCCGAGGAATTCCGTACCGTGGCAGTGCGGAGCTATAAAGCTTTTTCCGAGTATTACGGTGCTCACCGTAAAAAGACCCTGTTTGAAAAACTTTTCGGAAAAAGCACCATAAGTGTACATCAGATGTTTGGTTCCGCGGTGTTTTGCTATTACCGTTCATCACCGCAGAATTCGGTGGTCATAGACCAGGTCCGCCGTTGTTTTTGCAGGGGCGGAGAATGGTTTACGGAAGGGTACGCCGGCAAAACTCACGGCAACAAGCAGGTGGGCGACTTTTTTCGTGCTATTGACAGCATCATGCGAACGGGATTCGATTTCAAAAATAAGCTGCAAGCACCTGATATTACAAAACAGCTTTCAAAGATAATAAACGAACAGATAACCATACTTCAAGATGAGAAAAGACAGGCGGAGAAACTTCGCGTGGATATCGACCTTACAAAACTTGGCAGTATCCGCCGCGCCGCTGATATCACGAGGGATAAGCTTATCGTCGATGAAGAAGATCTTGAAGAGGATAAATCTCCTCAGCCTGATATGCAAGAAGATGTTGCCGAAGAGAGTGTTCAGGAAAATACCACTCCCCTTGATAGCGGCGAGTATTCGTTCATGCAGGCACTGCTTTACGGCGGTGATCATCAGGCGGCTGCAAAAAATGCAGGGGCGATGCCCTCTGTTATGGCGGACAGTATAAATGAAAAGCTTTACGATATTTTTGCTGATACTGTTATCGAGTTTGACGGCGATATCCCAGCTGTCATTGAGGATTATGAAGAAGAACTGAAAGGAATGATACTTCCATGAAGATACCCAAGAGGATAGCGCAGGCTGTTATC from Ruminococcus albus AD2013 includes:
- the thiF gene encoding sulfur carrier protein ThiS adenylyltransferase ThiF codes for the protein MIPTKEEMYAALEERHGKELQKRFAEASVVVCGLGGLGSNVAVSLARAGIGRIHLIDFDKVDISNLNRQQYFPEQLGQYKADALKDTLLKLAPYCDITSQTVKLDEENIPVLLADFPIVCECFDNAEQKAMLVNAVLEHFPEKNLVAASGMAGLDSANSIVTRKIAKNFWLCGDGKSDVGEGLGLISARVAVCAAHQATMVLRIISGEYDA
- the thiC gene encoding phosphomethylpyrimidine synthase ThiC; this translates as MREYATQMEAAKKGIITPEMKIVAEKEYIDPEELRALVAKGEVAIPCNINHKAISPEGIGTKMRTKINVNLGISGDAKNYENEMKKVEMAHKFGAEAIMDLSNYGKTNTFRRELVEKSPAMIGTVPMYDAIGYLEKDLLEIKAEDFLKVVRAHAEEGVDFMTIHAGLNRRAVEAFRREGRKMNIVSRGGSLLFAWMMMTGNENPFYEHYDEVLDILREYDVTISLGDALRPGCIDDSTDAGQISELIELGALTLRAWEKDVQVMVEGPGHMAMNEIAANMTFQKRICHNAPFYVLGPVVTDIFPGYDHITTAIGGAIAASSGADFLCYVTPAEHLRLPDVNDVKDGIIASKIAAHAADIAKGVPHARDKDNAMAEARHKVDWDEIFKLSFDPEKAREYFESTPPADRHTCSMCGKMCAVRTTNMILEGKTVEFCTEK
- the thiH gene encoding 2-iminoacetate synthase ThiH, translating into MENNFLFDSEGLSEEALKRKHKLENDPSCRTDHMKYMDDQEQIKSDILEKVMAQFNSYDYNAYTALDVSRALQKNTIGVEEFKALLSPAAEPFLEQMAERARIETRKHFGNTVYLFTPLYIANYCENYCVYCGFNCYNHIRRMKLSMEQIEHEMKVIADSGMEEILILTGESKTMSDVKYIGEACKLARKYFRMVGVEIYPVNVEDYKYLHECGVDYVTVFQETYDNVKYETLHLAGHKRVWPYRFEAQERALMGGMRGIAGSALLGLSDFRKDALATGLHMYYLQRKYPHAEISLSCPRLRPIVNNDKINHMDVGERQLCQVLCAYRLFLPFAGITVSSRETKSFRDGIVKIAATKISAGVSTGIGDHESKYTGKENENEGDEQFEIADTRSFDTMYKDMSEEGLQPVLNDYLYV
- a CDS encoding thiamine phosphate synthase; the encoded protein is MCKIICITNRKLCRAGFPEQLKKIAAARPDMVILREKDMSEKEYSELTEISTEICKGYGVPLAVNSFWETASELGIKRVHLPLHILRNMSADDKAQFDVIGTSCHSVEDAIEAQALGAGYIIAGHIFETDCKKGLAGRGTGFLSEVCKAVYLPVYAIGGISADNAAECIRAGADGICLMSGFMQAEEVSLFTDTLRARITI
- the thiS gene encoding sulfur carrier protein ThiS encodes the protein MVKLNGEQRELSGKTVTEMLSENGYDPKRVAVELDLEIVPKSQYDSTLLKDGDSVEVVSFVGGG
- a CDS encoding thiazole synthase encodes the protein MENNDKLVIGGHEFNSRFILGSGKYSLSLIKAAVENAGAELITLAVRRANTKEHENILDHIPEGVTLLPNTSGARNAEEAVRIARLARELGCGDFVKIEIMRDTKYLLPDNAETIKATEILAKEGFIVMPYMYPDLNTARDLVNAGAASVMPLASPIGSNKGLATRDFIQILIDEIDLPIIVDAGIGRPSQACEAMEMGAAAVMSNTALATAGDLPMMADAFRKAIEAGRQAYLSGLGRVLVRGASPSDTLTGFLRD
- a CDS encoding TerB N-terminal domain-containing protein, producing the protein MKNIDDLIELIMGDPKIRESKTLGEKVYHDEPILKRASQLVRDIVPPKDNTPAQLMEMRRMVYSPEAQWRSREWLFGKQGSFMADFEDSFEKIIPFEHYFPTYNDMTLEQQRTYFTWRTRIRRGEYRETSLSYIFVYVYELINLIGVKNAREGYDRLEAVLEHYGETQPKLKKFVLAWLDDMVIYYGLDIALLNSSGILEFDDSLCVLLDLDGHTDDEVFSALCTMSSYNAEKSAFYKTYPEEFRTVAVRSYKAFSEYYGAHRKKTLFEKLFGKSTISVHQMFGSAVFCYYRSSPQNSVVIDQVRRCFCRGGEWFTEGYAGKTHGNKQVGDFFRAIDSIMRTGFDFKNKLQAPDITKQLSKIINEQITILQDEKRQAEKLRVDIDLTKLGSIRRAADITRDKLIVDEEDLEEDKSPQPDMQEDVAEESVQENTTPLDSGEYSFMQALLYGGDHQAAAKNAGAMPSVMADSINEKLYDIFADTVIEFDGDIPAVIEDYEEELKGMILP